The Deinococcus sp. Marseille-Q6407 DNA window CACATAGAAGAATTGCCCTCTCGGATATTCAAGCCTTCCAAGCTGAGCAGGATAGGCAACATGCCCTGCTAGATGACATTGTGGCAGACGAACAAGCAGCTGGGATGTACTGAACTTGCCTCCACGACTTTTTCTAGACGCCAACGTGCTGTACGGCGAGCTTCTGCGAAACCTGCTCCTGCGGCTGGCTGTCCAACGGGTGTGCACTATCTACTGGTCGGCTGAAGTGCAGCAGGAATGGAAACGTCATCTAGTGGATGACGCTGGGTACAGCGAAGCTACGATTACCCGCACACAGGAGCGAATGGAAGCTGCTTTTCCAGCAGCGAATGTCAGTGGCTACGAAGCCCTGTTACCTGACTTGCAGCTCCCTGACCCTGATGACCGCCATGTTTTGGCTGCCGCTATCCGAGCTAGAGCGAACATCCTGGTGACCTTCAATCTCAAGGACTTTCCCAAAGACACTTTGCCACCTGGCCTCGTGGTGCAGCACCCCGATGAGGTACTGAGCCACTTGCTGGAAACGAATGCAGAAGGCTGTCGCATCGCGCTGACCAAGCTGGTGGCGTCACTGAAGAATCCGCCTATGAGCCTTTCGAATGTCGCCTCTGCTCTGGAACGAAATCAGATGCCTGAAAGCGCCAGCAGGCTTCATACACTGTCTATCTAGAGCCGAGACACACCCTGACAGGTGTCAGATATTTCAAAGGGCACTCTAGATGGACAAGAAAACCCCGCTTTTGAGGCGGGGCGGGATCGTCAGGCTGGGGTATAGCTCATAACTTGCACCTTGCATAGCTGAGCGAATAGCCGTGCTGGCGCAGGAAGTCTTGCTCTTTCCGAAGCTGGCCCAGCAGGTGGTTGAGCCTGACTTCGGGGAACAAGGCGTAGAGAGCCAGGCGTGCAGCTTCCTTCAAGGTCAGGGCCTCTGAGCGGTGCAGCGTCGTCAGGGTGAAGGCCAGGAAGACCATCAGAATCCAGCGGTCCAGACCCCTGGCAGTTCGCAGCGCGAACTGCGCCAACCCAAACTGATGCTTCCCTTCTTTGAAAAACGACTCCAGTGCCCAGCGCCGTTTTCCTTCGGCCAGGATGTCATCCCCCTCTAACAGCTCAGACGACACCGCGAAGAATTCACGGTCCCCACGGTCCATCCTCCCCAGAGACAGCGTTTCCAGAGGCCAGTTGGCGAGGTTGACGTACCCCCCATGCGGACAGTCCGCAACCGTCACCCGCCCAGGATGATCCGTGCGTCGGTTGCTCCGCACACCCACCACGAACTCAAAACCCAGGCGCTGCACACCGTCCAGAAAGACAGCGGATTCGAATCCGCTGTCCGCCAGTACGCAGACCTGAAAGCGTTTCCCCACGAAGTCTGGCACCTCTTCCAGCAAGTCGAGGGCCAGCGTGACCGGGGTGCTGGTGTGCTTGCCCTGGTAGATCCGGTAAGAAATGGGGAACTTCAGTTCCCCATACTCGGCGAACAGGACCACCAGATGAATGCCGTGCCTGCCGTTGTAGACGCTGACGTAGGGCAGCTGAATTCCCACCTTTTCCACCGTGGTCAGATCCACGCTGAGCCGCAGACGAGGTCTACGTTTGTGACGAGCTGTATCCAGCAGGATGCGCCACTGGAAGTCCTGCATCTCTTCCCAGCAGCGGTCTGAATCCCAGTCATAGACGTTGAAGAAGCGACTCAGTGCACTGGGACTGACTCCCTCAGCCTGGCTGAAGTTGGTCTTCTGACCTGGACTGTGGAAAAGGTGCAGCGAAGCCTCCAGGCTTCGCCGTTGGTACAGCGTCTCTGGAATATCCAGAACCTGCTGTGCGAAAATACGGACGCGCTCCCCTGAAACCGGTTGATTCACACCTCCAGAATTTCAGCTCTGGGAGCGCTTTTTGTCCGCCTATTCAGGTGCAAGTTCTGAGTTTTATGTTTTTCGCCATGGGGACGAGGTAATTGTTGGCAGGCCAAATCCAGCATGCCGTATACACCCATCGCGCTCCCAATAGCCTCCCAAGTCAATTCCTCGGCTCTCCATTTGTCTGTCGCTGTTTCATTCATAAATGTAGTTTAGTGAATCACTAAACTACGGTCAATACGCTGTTTTTGCTTTGGCTAAGCTGCCGACGTGGACAGCGATGCCCGTATACGGCAAGTGATGCGGGGCACCCTGGTGAGGAAAGGATGGACTCAGCAGCGCCTGGCGGATGAACTGGGTATCGGTAAAAGTGCGGTTAGCCAGTTGCTCAGTGGTGAATACGGAAAGATACCCGAGAGCCTCCTCAAAGCTCTTGATCTGCTTGACCTTGATCTGGTGGCTGTCCCACGTCAACTTCAGCCACGGCGGCAAGACGACAGGACCGGGAAATAGGCAGAAGCTGCAGACGCCTGGAACAGACGGTGGCTCCGCGGTGCCTACAATCAGCCCTGTGAATTTCTCTGCCCTGACGGGGTCCGCGTGCAGCATCTCCTGCAGATACAGGGACGCGGTACCCTCACCGTAGAGGTCGTCTTCCCCATTGGGCCGAAAAGCACCGAAATCTTCCCCTCTATCTCTCCCTTGCCACAAGGAGGTTCATCCATGAACCGCACCCTGCTGCTGACTCTTAGTTGGCCTGCTTCCCTGTGCTCTGGCCGCGAGCCCCAGCGCCTCCATACCGGGACGCACCCCGGCCTCACTTCGTCGACGTGACGATGGGCCGCTGTGAACGCATCTCTGTCAACGGACTGAGTGGCAATCTCGATCAGTTCAACCTCGACTTCATCGCCGACGAAACCTTCGGCTTTCAGGGGGTGGGCACCCTGCTGGTCACCTGCCGGAAGGGAGAACGGGTGCTTGGCGCAGGCTGGCTCGATATCGGTGAGCAGACCCCTGCTGCATTCAGCTTGGGAGAGTATGGCAGCAGGGCCACCTATTCGGCCTCCATTGGAACGCTGCCCACTCCCAGCTACTGACTACCGCTCCCCCGGATACAAGAGGCTTAAGAGAGAAGGCACTGTTTGACGGGGCTTACGTTTTCCTAGTGGCCACGCAGGAATCATAAGTAATCTTTCTTTCTTGAAAGAAAGATTACTGGCCGTGTTTGGTTAGATATTCGTCCAGTGCGTTGTGTACCACATCCTGAATCTTGCCGCCCTGCAGAGCAACGTGAACTTTCAGACGGCGCTGGAGGCTTCTGGGCAATCTGGTGTTGAAGGATTCCAGCGGGTCATTGAGGCTCGCTTCGGTGGATGCACTGACTGACTGAACTTCCGGTTGGCGCAAAGTTGCCGTAAGCTCCTGCTCTTGCGGTACCTGCTGCTCCTTATCCATTCGCTGCTTCATCGCCGCGCCAATGCTGATGCCTTTTTTCGTGCTCACTTCAGCACCTCCTGCAGGGCCTCACGGTACTCGGTCAGGTCCGCAGGCAGCATCCCGAAAGCCCGCTCATACTTCACCAAGTGGGGAATGACTCCGAAGACGGGGAGGTCCTCCTCTTCAAGGGCCAATTGCATTTCCCTGCCGAGGCCACCGCGGGCCTGCGTGAGGAGAATGCCCCACTGACCTTCAAATCCTGAAGCAGCTAGAGCGTCCAGAGTCGGAATCAGGCGGTCGGCTTCCAGGGCATTACATTTGGCTACCACGATGACCCGGCTGGCAACTCTTGCTGCTTCCCCTAGCGCTTTAGGGTCGTTGGGTGGCGTGTCGATGATCACCACCTCATGCTTCATGGCCTTGTCCTGCTTGCCTTCTGGATAGACCTGAAAAGGGAGGTCGCCCGCTGCCCGTGCCCAGGCTCCAGCACTGCCTTCAGGGTCCTTGTCCAAGATGGCGACGTCATGGCCCTGCTGCTTGAAGAGGGCCGCCGTGTAAAGGGAAGTCACAGTTTTCCCGACCCCACCTTTACGGGAAATCACAGAGATGACTTGAGGCATGGCCTCATCTTACAAGAAAGAAAGTAATAAAGAAAGATAGAAAGAAAATACGTTTGTGTCCGAAAAGAACAGCGCCTACACCGGTGAACGCAACTCACAGGTTTGGGTTGGCTATCGGTCTGCCGACCTTGTGTTCCCCCTCTTCCTGCTTACCTGCTTCTTGGCTGACCCTGCCTGACACCTCAGTAGCTATGCGACAAAGTCATAACATCCGTTTCGTTCGTTTCGTTCAGACGAGGTATACTGGGATCATGTCTGCCCCTTTCCTGCCAACGCCAGCGGATACTCGCGCCGCTCAGCAGCAACTGACCAGGCTGGTTGCTGGACAGGATGAGCTGTCGCCTGGTTTGGCCGAGTTGATGACCCAGATGCTTTCTCAGCTTGCCGCAGGGAAGGCAGTCCAGGTCACCACCGTCGACACTGAAATCGGAACCGGGCAGGCTGCCGATCTCCTGGGAGTGAGTCGACCTTACCTGGTCAAGCAATTGGAGGCAGGAGCCTTGCCCTACCGCAAGGTGGGTCCACGCCGCCGCATGAAGCTAGAAGATGTCATGGGCTATAAGGCAAAACTGGACCAGCAGCGCCGCAAGGCGCTTCAAAGCTTGGCGGATGATTTGCAGGAGATGGGCCTAGATTGATAGGATCAGTCAGCCTGCTGGATGCCAATGTTCTCTATCCGTCGCTGATCCGCAACCTGCTGATGCACTGTGCCACCAGCGACCTGATAGCGGCTCGCTGGACCAATACTATCCATGAAGAGTGGATCCGGAATCTACTGACTGATCGCCCTGACCTTTCCCTGGAGCGATTACAGAGAACCCGTCAGTTCATGGAAAAGGCAGTGCCAGATGCTGAGGTCACTGGTTACGA harbors:
- a CDS encoding excisionase family DNA-binding protein codes for the protein MSAPFLPTPADTRAAQQQLTRLVAGQDELSPGLAELMTQMLSQLAAGKAVQVTTVDTEIGTGQAADLLGVSRPYLVKQLEAGALPYRKVGPRRRMKLEDVMGYKAKLDQQRRKALQSLADDLQEMGLD
- a CDS encoding PIN domain-containing protein; the protein is MPPRLFLDANVLYGELLRNLLLRLAVQRVCTIYWSAEVQQEWKRHLVDDAGYSEATITRTQERMEAAFPAANVSGYEALLPDLQLPDPDDRHVLAAAIRARANILVTFNLKDFPKDTLPPGLVVQHPDEVLSHLLETNAEGCRIALTKLVASLKNPPMSLSNVASALERNQMPESASRLHTLSI
- a CDS encoding transposase yields the protein MNQPVSGERVRIFAQQVLDIPETLYQRRSLEASLHLFHSPGQKTNFSQAEGVSPSALSRFFNVYDWDSDRCWEEMQDFQWRILLDTARHKRRPRLRLSVDLTTVEKVGIQLPYVSVYNGRHGIHLVVLFAEYGELKFPISYRIYQGKHTSTPVTLALDLLEEVPDFVGKRFQVCVLADSGFESAVFLDGVQRLGFEFVVGVRSNRRTDHPGRVTVADCPHGGYVNLANWPLETLSLGRMDRGDREFFAVSSELLEGDDILAEGKRRWALESFFKEGKHQFGLAQFALRTARGLDRWILMVFLAFTLTTLHRSEALTLKEAARLALYALFPEVRLNHLLGQLRKEQDFLRQHGYSLSYARCKL
- a CDS encoding helix-turn-helix domain-containing protein, producing the protein MRGTLVRKGWTQQRLADELGIGKSAVSQLLSGEYGKIPESLLKALDLLDLDLVAVPRQLQPRRQDDRTGK
- a CDS encoding ParA family protein → MPQVISVISRKGGVGKTVTSLYTAALFKQQGHDVAILDKDPEGSAGAWARAAGDLPFQVYPEGKQDKAMKHEVVIIDTPPNDPKALGEAARVASRVIVVAKCNALEADRLIPTLDALAASGFEGQWGILLTQARGGLGREMQLALEEEDLPVFGVIPHLVKYERAFGMLPADLTEYREALQEVLK